A single genomic interval of Arachis duranensis cultivar V14167 chromosome 7, aradu.V14167.gnm2.J7QH, whole genome shotgun sequence harbors:
- the LOC107457677 gene encoding pleckstrin homology domain-containing protein 1-like encodes MANLWRAAVGLATNPAKADHDAVEFWLNPERTGWLTKQGEYIKTWRRRWFVLKQGKLFWFKDSTVTRASKPRGVIPVASYLTVKGAEDAINKPCAFELSSRYETMYFIADSEKEKEDWINSIGRSIVQHSRSVTDNEIVDYDKR; translated from the coding sequence ATGGCCAACCTGTGGCGCGCCGCGGTTGGCCTCGCAACCAATCCGGCAAAGGCGGACCACGACGCTGTCGAGTTCTGGTTGAACCCTGAGCGAACCGGCTGGCTAACAAAGCAGGGAGAGTACATCAAAACGTGGCGCCGTCGCTGGTTCGTCCTCAAGCAAGGGAAGCTTTTCTGGTTCAAGGACTCAACCGTCACGCGCGCGTCAAAGCCACGCGGCGTCATTCCCGTCGCGTCTTACCTTACCGTTAAGGGCGCGGAGGACGCGATCAACAAGCCTTGCGCGTTCGAGCTATCCTCGCGCTACGAGACGATGTACTTCATCGCCGATtcggagaaggagaaggaggattGGATCAACTCTATTGGTCGCTCCATTGTTCAGCATTCTAGATCCGTCACTGACAATGAGATCGTCGATTACGACAAGCGATGA